The window TCGCACGGGGCGTGGCGAGGGCGATATCGGATAGCGTGCGAGGCCCGCACACCGGCACGCTGCCCCCATGGAACACGCAGAGGTACTACTGATCGGCGGGCGGGCCGGTGTCGGCAAGACAACGGTCGGGTGGGAGGTCTCCGCGCAACTGCGCGCCGCGGCTATCGCTCACGCCGTCATCGAGGGCGACTTCATGGGCCAGATCCACCCGGCCCCGGACGACGACCCGCACCGCGAGCGGATCACCGAGAGCAACCTGACCGCCGTATGGGCCAACTTCGCCCGACGCGGCTGTCGACGCCTCATCTATACCAACACCGTGAGCGTGCTGCCCGAGGCGACGGGCATGTTCGAACGTGCGCTCGGGGCTGGGGTGCGCATCACCCGTGTCCTGCTCACCGCCTCCGACACCACGGCCCGAGCGCGCTTGGTGGGCCGTGAGCTCGGCTCGGAACTGGATCACGAACTGGCGGGGAGCC of the Streptomyces sp. NBC_00287 genome contains:
- a CDS encoding AAA family ATPase, coding for MEHAEVLLIGGRAGVGKTTVGWEVSAQLRAAAIAHAVIEGDFMGQIHPAPDDDPHRERITESNLTAVWANFARRGCRRLIYTNTVSVLPEATGMFERALGAGVRITRVLLTASDTTARARLVGRELGSELDHELAGSLRKARMLDARAPAETVRVATDGRLVVDIAREVVAATGWAGQPSARDARPGNDHGPTAVEQP